One genomic region from Candidatus Mesenet endosymbiont of Agriotes lineatus encodes:
- the htpG gene encoding molecular chaperone HtpG: MNSVAEKLKFDAEVGKVLNIVIHSLYTNKDIFLRELISNASDACEKLRVSSITNPDLVDSQDELKITIKVDKENHKLCITDNGIGMNKQDLVENLGTIASSGTQKFLDVIKGNKDTNQAVELIGKFGVGFYSAFMVASEVIVKSRKAEEKESWLWKSKGDGEFIVKSLDEESLRGTEITLFLRPEEQEFLDKFRIEHIITTYSDHIAFPIEFIDEKGNSEKLNSKSAIWTRAKNDITQEEHNEFFRSVAHVGGEPWMILHNKNEGTIEFTNLLYIPSIKPFDLFHPDRRCSVKLYANKVFITEDNVEIIPRYLRFLKGAVDSPDLPLNISRETLQNNKVVGTIRQSLIKKVMSALKKRAEEDLSDYIKFWDNFGAVLKEGLCEAMDTDGREKLLSVCRFYSIRPKPKDDNTSELVNKDNILELVSIEDYIKRMKSDQDNIYYLTGNNIETIKKSPQLEGFISRELEVLLLVDPVDDFWTSVVTEYQKYKLKSITRVDTDLDKFSVQESDEGKKDESSGESSEEEVDSLIKYFTKVLGDSVSSVKVSKKLTSSPVCLAAGESGMDIRMERFLREQKQLSYKSAKILEINVKHPIIKGIIKHYIKDGESSMLEDIIHLLFYQACIIEGEEIGDTSAFSNRINNIFSKVL, translated from the coding sequence ATGAATAGTGTAGCAGAAAAATTAAAGTTTGATGCTGAGGTAGGGAAGGTATTAAATATAGTTATACATTCTCTCTATACAAATAAAGATATTTTCTTACGTGAGCTCATATCTAACGCTTCTGATGCATGTGAAAAGCTACGCGTTAGTTCTATAACTAACCCAGATTTAGTTGATTCACAAGATGAGCTTAAGATTACAATTAAAGTTGATAAAGAAAATCATAAGCTTTGCATCACTGACAATGGTATAGGAATGAATAAGCAAGACTTAGTAGAGAATCTGGGTACAATTGCTAGTTCTGGTACACAAAAATTCTTAGATGTAATTAAAGGTAATAAAGACACCAATCAAGCGGTGGAGCTGATAGGAAAATTTGGTGTAGGATTTTATTCAGCGTTTATGGTTGCATCGGAAGTTATTGTCAAATCAAGAAAAGCTGAAGAGAAAGAATCTTGGCTATGGAAATCGAAAGGCGACGGTGAGTTTATAGTAAAGAGTTTAGATGAAGAATCACTAAGAGGGACAGAAATAACACTTTTTCTGCGTCCTGAAGAGCAAGAATTTTTAGATAAGTTTCGTATAGAACACATTATAACGACTTACTCTGATCATATTGCTTTTCCTATTGAATTCATAGATGAAAAAGGTAATAGCGAGAAGTTAAATAGCAAATCTGCAATCTGGACTAGAGCTAAAAATGATATTACACAAGAAGAGCATAATGAATTTTTTCGCAGTGTTGCCCATGTTGGTGGTGAACCATGGATGATATTACATAATAAAAATGAGGGTACGATAGAGTTTACGAATTTGCTCTATATTCCTTCAATAAAACCCTTTGATTTATTCCACCCAGATAGACGTTGTTCTGTTAAACTTTATGCTAATAAAGTTTTTATTACCGAAGATAACGTGGAAATTATACCACGATATTTGCGTTTTTTAAAAGGCGCTGTTGATTCACCAGACTTACCTTTAAATATTAGTAGAGAAACACTACAGAACAATAAAGTTGTTGGAACGATAAGACAATCCTTAATAAAAAAGGTAATGTCTGCACTTAAGAAAAGAGCAGAGGAAGATTTAAGTGATTATATAAAATTTTGGGATAATTTTGGTGCTGTTTTAAAAGAAGGCTTATGTGAAGCAATGGATACAGATGGAAGAGAAAAACTACTTTCTGTATGTCGCTTTTATAGTATAAGACCAAAACCTAAAGATGATAATACATCAGAACTAGTTAATAAGGATAATATATTAGAATTAGTTAGTATTGAAGATTACATAAAGAGAATGAAGTCAGATCAGGACAATATATATTACCTTACTGGCAATAATATAGAAACAATAAAAAAGAGCCCACAACTTGAGGGTTTTATTAGCAGGGAGCTTGAAGTACTACTGCTTGTTGATCCAGTTGATGACTTCTGGACAAGCGTTGTGACTGAGTATCAAAAGTATAAATTAAAATCTATAACTCGTGTTGATACGGACTTAGACAAGTTCTCTGTGCAAGAAAGTGATGAAGGCAAAAAAGATGAGTCTTCAGGTGAGAGTAGCGAAGAAGAGGTAGATTCATTAATTAAATACTTTACTAAAGTATTAGGGGATTCAGTTAGTAGTGTTAAGGTCTCAAAAAAGTTAACTAGCAGCCCTGTATGCCTTGCAGCTGGTGAAAGTGGTATGGATATTAGAATGGAGCGCTTTTTACGTGAGCAAAAGCAACTGAGTTATAAAAGTGCAAAAATTTTGGAAATTAATGTTAAGCATCCCATAATTAAGGGAATCATTAAGCATTATATTAAAGATGGTGAAAGCTCTATGTTGGAGGATATTATACACTTACTATTTTATCAGGCTTGTATTATTGAAGGTGAAGAAATAGGCGATACCAGTGCTTTTTCAAATCGTATTAATAATATTTTTAGTAAAGTGCTTTAA
- a CDS encoding ankyrin repeat domain-containing protein, giving the protein MSLDNQLIDAVKSEDIKKVESLLNEGANPNAYLPPENAAVFLTDIYVKEFAETLLHKTNGNAVTVWHIAASSENEKIIKLFLEKGADVNARDNYDTTALHIAAEFGNREIVELFLRNGADVNARDSFNTAPLHFAAESGDEEIVRLLLENGADVNAKDNFNTTALHSAADYGDRETVELLLEKGADVSARDNVNATALHLAAESGDEQIVRMLLLGKKINVDAREGNYGATALHVAITYEDEEIVRLLLEKEADVNAKDNFNTTALHLAVERGNDQIIRLLLENGANVNAQDNFGIVALYFAVICRNEQIVRLLLENGANTDIKDYRSEATALHYATIYRHKEMVELLLKYRANVNAQNHCGMTILHIAAESGDEEIVRLLLENGANIDVKDYRSETTALHYATIYRHKEIIKLLLKCRADINAQDEYGMTALHITAEYGDEEMIRLLLEGGANTNIQNSLGATAFDLVVKYKQTENFFLFLLYGHDIGKEDQSIRDIVESNPMFKDCLTVFKKIAAIPYLDKLIEINKSRDKKENAKVIYECVNNKVKQQQFIEELIKMVKSIKKDFNSDERLSFICRELVIFIERLCEQCLLEHKKDAFRTGALAELLRLELLRMKKGNFDLNKKMAIQDYGFIKGSNDALNLSVVCKSINTEARQHAEISLQKRKREISGLPHELQRLLVEVEVEEPPRKRQRIE; this is encoded by the coding sequence ATGTCACTTGATAATCAATTAATAGATGCAGTTAAAAGTGAGGATATAAAGAAAGTAGAATCTTTATTAAATGAGGGGGCAAATCCTAATGCTTATCTTCCACCAGAAAATGCAGCTGTATTCCTTACTGATATATATGTAAAAGAGTTTGCAGAAACACTTTTACATAAGACGAATGGAAATGCAGTAACAGTGTGGCACATTGCTGCCTCATCTGAAAATGAGAAAATAATAAAGTTGTTTTTAGAAAAGGGGGCAGATGTTAACGCTCGAGATAATTATGATACAACGGCTTTGCATATTGCTGCTGAGTTTGGAAATAGGGAAATAGTAGAGCTGTTTTTAAGAAATGGAGCAGATGTTAATGCTCGAGATAGTTTTAATACAGCACCCTTGCATTTTGCTGCTGAGTCTGGAGATGAGGAAATAGTAAGATTGCTTTTAGAAAATGGAGCAGATGTTAATGCTAAAGATAATTTTAATACAACGGCTTTACATTCTGCCGCTGATTATGGAGATAGGGAAACAGTAGAGTTACTTTTAGAAAAGGGGGCAGATGTTAGTGCTCGAGATAATGTTAATGCAACAGCTTTGCACCTTGCTGCTGAGTCTGGAGATGAACAAATAGTAAGAATGTTGCTTTTAGGGAAGAAAATAAATGTCGATGCTCGAGAAGGTAATTATGGTGCAACGGCTTTGCACGTTGCTATTACATATGAAGATGAGGAAATAGTAAGATTGCTTTTAGAAAAGGAAGCAGATGTTAATGCTAAAGATAATTTTAATACAACGGCTTTGCATCTTGCTGTTGAGCGTGGAAATGATCAGATAATAAGGTTGCTTTTAGAAAATGGAGCAAATGTTAATGCTCAAGATAATTTTGGAATAGTAGCATTGTATTTTGCTGTTATATGCAGAAATGAGCAAATAGTAAGATTGCTTTTAGAAAATGGAGCTAATACTGATATTAAAGATTATCGTAGTGAAGCAACAGCTTTGCACTATGCTACCATTTATAGACACAAAGAAATGGTGGAATTACTTTTAAAATATAGAGCAAATGTTAACGCTCAAAATCACTGTGGAATGACTATTCTGCATATTGCTGCTGAGTCTGGAGATGAGGAAATAGTAAGGTTGCTTTTAGAAAATGGAGCTAATATTGATGTTAAAGATTATCGTAGTGAAACAACAGCTTTGCACTATGCTACTATTTATCGACATAAAGAAATAATAAAATTGCTTTTAAAATGCAGGGCAGATATTAATGCTCAAGACGAATATGGAATGACTGCTTTGCATATTACTGCTGAGTATGGAGATGAGGAAATGATAAGGTTGCTTTTAGAGGGAGGGGCAAACACTAATATTCAAAATAGTTTAGGAGCAACAGCTTTTGACTTAGTTGTTAAATATAAGCAAACAGAAAATTTTTTTTTATTTTTACTTTATGGTCACGATATAGGTAAAGAAGACCAAAGTATAAGGGATATAGTGGAAAGTAATCCTATGTTTAAAGATTGCCTTACAGTGTTTAAAAAAATTGCAGCAATACCTTACTTAGACAAATTAATAGAGATAAATAAAAGTAGAGATAAAAAAGAAAATGCAAAAGTTATTTATGAATGTGTAAACAACAAAGTTAAGCAACAACAGTTCATTGAAGAATTAATTAAGATGGTTAAAAGTATCAAGAAAGATTTTAACTCTGATGAGAGGCTATCCTTTATATGTAGAGAATTAGTAATCTTTATAGAGCGTTTATGTGAGCAATGCTTATTAGAGCATAAAAAAGATGCATTTAGAACCGGTGCCCTTGCTGAACTCTTAAGATTAGAATTGCTAAGAATGAAAAAAGGGAACTTTGACCTTAACAAGAAAATGGCAATACAAGATTATGGCTTTATTAAGGGAAGTAATGATGCATTAAATCTGAGCGTAGTATGCAAATCTATCAATACAGAAGCTAGGCAGCATGCAGAGATCAGTTTGCAAAAACGAAAAAGGGAGATCAGTGGACTACCTCATGAACTGCAAAGGTTACTAGTTGAAGTTGAGGTAGAAGAGCCCCCAAGAAAACGTCAACGTATAGAATAG
- a CDS encoding DUF2163 domain-containing protein, translating to MKNITKELKKHLSSSVLSIATCWKLTLTNNKVMGFTDCDKNLTIDNVIYQSHAGFTASTIVSNSDLAIDNLEIEGVLSSNSIKEEDILAGKYDFAQIEIFLVNYNNLSQGILNMHYGALGRITLSNGRFVAQIHGLSTKLTQNIGKLYSTLCRAEFCDNKCKLNSNKFTKSGAVTSVVNNHNFQDENLTEDNDYYKYGIVKFASGANSGLTFTIREYQKGNVTLFMQAPHKILEKDQYSITAGCDKKFFTCKNKFNNVKNFRGEPHIPKNVLGNYVYNQ from the coding sequence ATGAAAAACATTACTAAAGAATTAAAAAAACATTTATCTAGCTCAGTGCTAAGCATTGCAACATGTTGGAAATTAACACTAACTAACAATAAAGTTATGGGTTTTACTGACTGTGATAAGAACTTAACAATAGATAATGTAATTTATCAATCACATGCAGGTTTTACTGCAAGTACTATTGTAAGTAACTCCGATCTGGCAATCGATAACTTAGAAATAGAAGGAGTGCTAAGTAGCAATAGTATAAAAGAAGAAGATATATTAGCAGGAAAGTATGACTTTGCGCAAATTGAGATATTTTTAGTTAATTATAACAACTTAAGTCAGGGAATCTTAAACATGCATTATGGTGCTTTAGGAAGAATAACACTCAGCAACGGTAGGTTTGTAGCCCAAATTCACGGGCTATCAACTAAACTTACGCAAAATATAGGAAAGTTGTATTCAACCTTATGTAGAGCAGAGTTTTGTGATAATAAGTGTAAGTTAAATAGCAATAAATTTACTAAATCTGGTGCAGTAACATCAGTGGTAAATAATCATAATTTTCAAGATGAAAATTTAACAGAAGATAATGATTATTACAAATATGGAATAGTTAAATTTGCCAGTGGAGCAAATAGCGGCTTAACCTTTACCATTCGAGAATATCAAAAAGGAAACGTTACACTTTTTATGCAGGCGCCGCATAAAATTTTAGAAAAAGACCAATACTCTATCACTGCTGGCTGTGATAAGAAATTTTTTACGTGCAAAAATAAATTTAATAACGTAAAAAACTTTCGTGGAGAACCTCATATACCAAAAAATGTTTTAGGAAATTATGTGTATAATCAATAA
- the lysA gene encoding diaminopimelate decarboxylase, whose amino-acid sequence MEINYKHDLLRIEDVSLLDIAIEIGTPFYCYSLNSICKNYREFTDNIPDSMICYAVKANPNIAIIKAIASMGGGADVVSGGEIRRAIAAKVSVDKIVFSGVGKTREEIEFALDNNIYQINAESKEELELINQVASNKGIRASVAVRINPNIDAKTNNKITTGLKTNKFGISEEYVDEIFARDFSNIDLFGISVHIGSQISNLNIFLETINKVKTIISRIKKYGRKISKVDLGGGLGITYANDDNVPGIAEYTRLLRENICNLGYKIICEPGRAIVGNAGVLVTKVLYTKSNDIVKHVVVDAGMNDLIRPALYGSKHKIVPVKKNEDLQEEEVDIVGPICESDDVFAYKYKMQQVTSGDILAICDVGAYGASMSSTYNSRLLIPEVLVNGNQFAIIRKRGSYEEMLSQDIMPNWKNFE is encoded by the coding sequence ATGGAAATTAATTATAAACATGATTTATTACGTATTGAAGACGTAAGCTTACTAGATATAGCTATAGAGATAGGAACACCTTTTTACTGTTATTCACTTAATTCCATCTGTAAAAACTACAGAGAATTTACAGATAATATTCCAGATAGCATGATCTGCTATGCAGTTAAAGCAAATCCTAACATTGCAATTATTAAGGCTATTGCTAGCATGGGTGGTGGAGCTGATGTTGTCTCTGGTGGAGAGATAAGGCGCGCTATAGCAGCTAAGGTTTCAGTAGATAAAATAGTCTTTTCCGGAGTTGGTAAAACAAGGGAAGAAATAGAATTTGCTTTAGATAATAACATTTATCAAATTAATGCTGAATCCAAAGAAGAGTTAGAATTAATAAATCAAGTAGCGTCTAACAAGGGAATCAGAGCTTCAGTTGCTGTTAGAATTAACCCTAACATTGATGCTAAAACCAACAATAAAATCACTACAGGGCTTAAAACAAATAAATTTGGTATATCTGAAGAATATGTTGATGAGATTTTTGCCAGAGACTTTTCTAATATCGATTTATTTGGTATCTCTGTTCATATCGGTTCTCAAATTTCCAATCTAAATATATTTTTAGAAACAATTAACAAGGTTAAAACGATCATATCTAGAATTAAAAAATATGGGCGTAAAATCTCCAAAGTTGATTTAGGTGGAGGACTAGGTATTACATATGCTAATGATGATAACGTTCCAGGTATTGCTGAATATACTAGATTACTTAGGGAAAATATTTGCAATTTAGGTTATAAAATAATATGTGAACCGGGCAGAGCTATTGTTGGTAATGCCGGTGTTTTAGTTACTAAAGTTCTATATACAAAAAGCAATGATATTGTAAAACATGTGGTAGTGGATGCAGGCATGAACGATTTGATTCGTCCAGCACTATATGGCAGCAAACACAAAATAGTTCCAGTTAAAAAGAATGAAGACTTGCAAGAAGAAGAGGTTGATATAGTTGGTCCTATCTGTGAGTCTGACGATGTTTTTGCCTATAAATACAAAATGCAGCAAGTAACTTCAGGTGATATATTGGCTATATGCGATGTAGGTGCATATGGAGCTTCTATGTCTTCAACTTATAACTCTAGGCTACTTATTCCTGAAGTGCTAGTAAACGGTAACCAATTTGCCATAATTAGAAAACGTGGATCATATGAGGAAATGTTAAGTCAAGATATAATGCCTAACTGGAAAAATTTTGAGTAA